ATATTAGCCCTGGGTAATTATGGATAACCCAGACACAATGCAGAATTATGGTTAAGAATTACAGAAAACATGAAGTGAATGCAAACAGTGTGTTTCCGAGAGATCCAGTAGGACACGCTTCACACATATTCCACCATCTTCTCGAAATTTCATTGACATGCAAACAATGTATTTAGAGTGTATTGATGTAAAATAGTGCACTGTAGCTAAGAGATTGCCatacattggtggtgataggaaccaggattCACAATGTCTTCAACacaatatagtcattttattcactgaaatgaccagtgaacttacacaaGTCACCTGAGTCTTTATATGAatatgttgataatgataaaatctTCATGAATCTAGTTTATTTGGTGAATATTCTTTCTTACAACACTATAACAACATGCACATTTCTTGCAACTTTGCAGCTATGACTgaatataaaaacatgttttatttcaaaacctTGAACATgtcattaaaacagtgaatcagacatcaggcagtccattcagaaccattttgtgtaataactttcagtgagatttttaaaagtttttagaAACATTACACTCTGGATAgccagttcctatcaccactgtaattTCTGAAAAGTTTCCATAAAATTAGGCATTTCTCATCAAAacaaataactttgtttacgaTTAAATAATGCAtacattttgatggaatttCACAGATGATGAACTGCATTCAGTTAGTTAGTTCAGTTAGTTCCATCTGGGTTCAAAGAAAGTCCTCATTCCTCCACtatagtatagtgtatagtTTATCTGGAATGTCTGTTGATTGTAATTCAGTAATTGTAAATCACCTGATTATTATAATACAAATATTGTTTCTGTAATTGTAATCTCTACCGAAACACTCACGGGTCAGATCGGTTCCTCTTGGGCTCCGCCGCTGCCAGATCTCTGCACTGAGCTATGAAGATGTGGAACTCTCCTAGCTTTGGCACGTAGTTAATGGCGAACTGGATGGTCCCTTTGACCTCCACGTTGCCAAAGTCAGTGCTGTAAATGCTCATCACACTGCCACTGACCTTTCAAATCCAACATAAGCAGCTGAATTATTCACTAAGGcaacaacaatgaaaacaagCAAAGCAAGATAACCGTAACTCAGGAAAACTAATCAAATGCATTACAACACGCACATGTGTGTTAACATACATAATTAGGAGGCAGAATTAATTAGCTTGTTGCATGTGTGTTAGAAATGGGTGGCACATACAGAAGACAAGGAGGCGCGGCCAGAGGATGTGCTAAGGTAAGTGTTTGTGCTGTCTTTCCTCTGTCTTTCAGAGTAGAAACTGTTCACCGAGGTACAGTCGCTTCCTCGGCCGTTTCTCTATAAGACAAAGGAGCATGAACCTGAGCAACGTGCAGGGTAAAAACACAAATGCGTGCACATGCGGCTAGTGATGCTGCTGTGAAATTCCTGAGGGAAAACCTAAAGAGCAACATAACGTGTTTGGTGTTATATACATGTTACAAAGATAAAGGCATCACTAAACATATCTGTACATAATACACTGTAAACCTGTAATATATTATAATCACATAGTCAACTTACTAGCAACAAATGGTTTAATTTGTACAAGAAATATTGATTGAAAAAGATTTGAACACAGTAACacatatttaatatgtaaactGTTTACCAATTGTTGTATAAACACttgttatttaaatgtttttctaatTATAACACCACTTGAATCTGCGAACATTTCATGAATAGTGCACtgacagaaatgatccaaaagcAGCTTGGAACAAAATCATGCTACCATAACACACATTAAAGTAAAGACTAAGTGCGTATTTTCCATCTCCAATAAACTTTCCATTtctgagatacaaggttttattatgACAGTAATGATATGCAGAAACGAACCAAGCATCAAAACTTCACATGCCGTGACATAAGTTTGACATCACCACGCTATTAACATGTCAAGGCATATATCATATGCCATCATGATAGATTCCATCAAGTAATATAACACTGTCATAATACTATTGCCATTAGTTGTCATAGcatgtcataatgtttgatgaTCTAACATTATGGCATCTACCATGATAATTACCAGTAATGGTCATACGACACTATTACTGAACACAATCTGTCATGACTGCTTATGACACCTGCCTTACAAGTTTATGGcctggttatgtcaatgttatgtagcagggttcacGTAAAATGTTAACCCCTAAATTCTATTAAATCACAATGAAGTGCAATAGATGGGCAGTGAGTCAGgtatgtttacctgctgctgtATGAAGGCCGGCACAGACAcactcagcatcttcatctgcTCTgggtctgagagagaggagctgggGGCGAGGGGGGCTGCAGACACTGATCCAGGAACAGCAGATACAGTAAAGAGAACAAGACAGCTCAGCAGTCATGCCTTAAAGCTCTGAGAGATTTATGgaatacatttataaaagcGCTTAGTGTAAGCATGCTGATCTAGGTTTCACCTTTCAGGCTAATGACTATGATATACTACACTGACATACTGAGGCTCATTTCTAAATAGAGCAATTAATCTCAACATCAGAAGCTGCTGTCAACAAAGCTGCATGACTAAAGTTCTTCCTTTTGGAGCTTCAGATGCGTACATTTCCAAACTGTAATTATCAACtgatttaatcttaaattgcAAGCTCTCTTCAAGtttttatgactttttaaagcattttcaaaGTCTAGTGAAATATTCACAAAGTATAAGAAAGgtaaaaaatacaaagattCCATGAACTCTGTAGTTTACTAACTCTTTTTCTTCTAAggaaatgtaaaaatactgGTTCTCTACATTACATTcctctgttttctttaaaattttAAGAGCTGTCATGACTGATCATGGAAATGGGACAAGATATCAAGTGACAAAACTAGAACAGAAGAATTAGATTTACCATCTTCTACACTCAGTGTTATGTCAGTCCTTGGCTCATTTTTCCACCTTTCTTCTCCTTGGGTTTGATTGACAGTGTGTTTAAAAGGAATAACATAACATTATTTGTAACACAACAAACTGACAGGATAATCTTTTAAAATACATGCACGGCTCTCAACTGCAAAACACAGTCTTGGCAAGTAAAATCACCTAATCTAGTCAATATAGGTaaaatttctcattatgagataaagattgtttgtgtttttagctAATTTAATAAAGAATAATAGCTCAGGTTGCCTAATAGAAGTAGTATATTTGACATCAAAGAGCATAATGgccatttaaaataaagcagaatAAATCCCAGAGCATCAAGGTACTCACGTGAGGGCAGACTTGCCAGGTTCTCTAAGCTCTTGGATATTGAAATGGGCCTGACATTTGCTTGCTTCAGAGCTGTTCTTACAGGGCTGGGTTCCACACTGCCACCTATCAGAATTTATATCAGGTTACATGCTGCACTATGTATTATACCATTCAATTCAATCAcagaaaatatgatttattaCCTTAATTATTATGATGGCTAGCTTAACTCCTGAAATCTACACTCTAGAAATAATAGTGAGTAAACTGTTATGTAATGTAAGTACTGGTTGATAGAAACTGATTCATAGGTTACATTGTAAGTAAATGGTTTTGGTCAGGTTAAAATCAGGTTATGCATTTATTGTAATTTCATTTTACCCCTTGCaatatttgtgtgagtgtatgtacaaaaaatggtcataattcattttacacaaCCATTTTCCACCCTTTCTTTATCCATCTATTTCTTTAACACTTATATATgatgaactctgttctgattggctgccctgtattgtgcctcattaaataagcactcagagctgaaacactctttataatcTTCTAACTTCTGTATGAATGGGTGGGTcgaaactgctgtgggctgaataggaTTTATTTAAATCACAGAAactttttgaattttgaattcaAAATAGCCTGTTTTTGAAGCAGAGTTTCCATACATGTACAGTAAAATTagtttttctatgatatgggccctttaacagaACTAGCATGCACTTTACACTGCTATATAGTTATTGACTGTATTGTTTATGGTAATATACTGACAAATGCAAACGTGATGCATGGAGTAAAATCTGTTCATTTACAAAACAAATctattatttcattgttttagtCGATTTCTTAACATAAGTAGAGACAAAGTTAGAGACACTGGTGATGCAGAAGcaaggttttaaaaatgttttaaaagaagTCAAGAAATTACACAgagcaaaatattaaaaatgcctgaaggaaaaaaatgaacaactgtttttcctctttggtATTTGACATTACCTGGAGAGTATATAGACCTCAGTCAGGTCAGAATGTTTCAGGCAAATCAGTGACTTTGGATAAAGATGTTTCCAAATGTCATAAAATCTCCTTTGATGAATCATTTAGTGTAATAAACCCTGCTTCTACCAAAATCAGAACATTGTTAGGACAGACAAATTTATGAAATTGTTTCTAGTAAACCACGACTGGAGCAAGTAAAGAAGAGCTCACAGACTGAACTTGTCCGAGACTGAGACCAGGCATCAGGTGAGGCACTCCTGGAGGAGTCAAAGGTAATCTCCTCCGACTCAGGCTGGGAGCATCGAGAGGGCGAGCTCTCGTTACTCGCCCTGCCCTGGGAAACCTGTTCAGAACCCTCCCCCACCTCTACTCTGATCCACTCCTGCCTGATTGGCTGGTCAGAGCATCCAGATTTGTGAGTGGACTCAGGTAGGCCCAGGTAATGCTGATAACTCAGAGGAATATATGACCTGGCTAGACGTATATTTGGCTGGAAATCATCCAAGCGCTTTCGTTCTTTGAGCATTATTGGACTTCCATCTGAACCTTCATCTGATGTCTTTCTGCGGTGTTCAGGTGAGGTCAAACAGGCTGAGGTTTGACCTTGAGAACTAGGTGAGGAATGGACAGGACTTATCTGTATTCCACCAATATTACCTATGCTGATTCTTCCAGAAGACTGGAACCTCCCAGGAGACGATGGAGGAGACTGTTGAGGTGTAACCTTCAGATTTTGCTCAGCAAGATCCTTTTCATCACTGATAGGACTTGATTTGTCTGTGTGTGACTGTCCTGCTGGATATCCTATTTGATCCCTGTTTAGGGATGTGTGTTCCAGACATTCTGCTGAAACCTCCTCAGTTGGATTGACATCTATAATAAAGGCTCTCAATGGTGACCCATTCTTTCTAGActctttgactggaaatgaatctCTTGGTGTCACCTTAGGTTGGTGTCTTGGGCTAGGTGTTCTGGTCTGAGTCAGGACTGCTGTTAGGTTATCATCTCCAGACTGGTGGTCATGATCCAGAACACCTGAGCTAATATTTCTAATGGGGGATGATCTCGGACTGCGCTTCTGGCCTTTATCTGAAACAGCCTTTAGTGTTTTGAGTGGAGAAATGTGGTGAGTGCTGTGGGATATCCTGTCAGTATCATCTTGAGGACTTTTCACAGGGACTTTGCTAGGACTTTGCTTCCGTTGACTCTTTTCTATCTTCTCTTTCAATGAGAGCATGATCATTCCAGCCTCTCTGGTCAGAGAGGACTTCCGTCTTTCAGGGCCTACCACTGGATCCAGGCTGGTGGAACCCACTTCCAGAGAAGACTCACTGAtttttttagaatgttttttcaGAGATGCTGCATCCTGAACATCTGGTGACTCAGGAGTGCTGACAGTTATCTTAGGGCCACTTGCTTCTTTCTCCCAGAAGGACTTGAGATTGCTGATGGTGGCAGGCTCAATATCTTGCTGAGTGAGAAGCTTTCTGACTAGTGGCACCGGATGAGGAATTTCATCTTCTTGTTCTTTCTGTTTAACTGGTGAACTCTGTGGCTCCTCAGAGCTGATCTCAGTTTGAAGTCCATGCTCCTCCGGCTCCTGAGTTATCTGATTAATATCAAAAGTTAAGGATTTCTCCTCATAAGAAGGAACAGAAGCATCAGCACCATCTCCGATTCTTTCATGAGAACTCTTATCTTCTGGACATTCACTGCTACCAAAAGATGTGTTTGCTTTGAATGGGTTGACGTTAATCCCTGGCAACTTTGGATCCATGTCTTTGTTTTCCTCCTCACTTAGTTTAGGCATCTCACCTTGATTTGTATCTGCACTTTTTTTGATGCTGAGTATTTTCGGTCCTTTGTTCCCTCGCTCCCAGAAAGATTTCAGGCTTGCAAGTCGACTTGGTGATCTTTCACCATGGTCCACACTCTCTTTCTGTGGGGTGTTATCATCATCTACATCATCTAAAGCACCACTGTCTTCTGTTTTAGAAAGAAGTACACTTGCCTCATGTTCTTCTGTTACAACATTCAGTTTAGAAGAACTTTGCACATCGGAAATGTCATCAACTTCAGGGTTTGTGGGTATGTGAGGAGCTTTCAGGCTTTCAGAAATGATGTTGTCTTTTTTGTCATCAGGGTGGTGCACCACATCTTCTTTAGTTAGCAAAGTTTCAGGACTGTCAGCTTTCGTTTCTGCTCTCGAAAACAATGCAAGCAGCCCTCTCCGGGGCTTTGGTGATGGCTTTGCCTTTATCTCTTCTTGTGTGGGGGACATATTTTCTGTATCTAAAGTATCAGGTCCCTCAGGGACATCTTTGTTGTCTTTGTCCTCCTCCGGAGAGCCAGGTCTTTCCTTCACTTTGCTGCTGTCTTTGGAAACCCTTCCAAACCACTCAAGTACCTTAGCAATGGAGCTGCCCTCCTCCTCTGTTAGCGTATGGGCCTGGCCCCCTGGGCTAATGTGAAGGGCCTTACCTTGCTCCACAACAGAGGCAGGGGGCTCAGACACCTGCGACGAATGAGGCTCAGCATGATCTTCATGATGATCTGCAGAACACACATATCAGGAAATGAATCCGAACAGTATGTCACACCAAGATCCAAAATTATGATTCTCACTGTCCAGACTAATCTCAGTCTTAGTAGAAAAGGAAACTGATTTGGAAAAACACTCCTGTTCTGTCATGCATTCTGAATGTGGCATCTGATTTAAATCTTCAGATTTTGTGTTGGTTCAATAATGTAAACACAagtatgcaaacatttttaattcagCTGCAGAATCCCAAAGTATAGTACTGAGCAAAGaaaccaccctttatttattgaattttcagtccaaatgaccattaagttcaaattattcattatttaggAGATATTTTGAAGAgaatagatataaaataatccacttggaTAAAGTAGAGAAAAAACAGGTGTTTCAAAACTGTCCAAAACTGTCACAGTAtggtacttaaagctttcatgtttgagaaacaggagaaaatcaatctccgcttttgcttcagatctgaaaaaaatctacaaGAGTTTATGACTTCCACTGCGTGAGGTCAACTcaacgctatgggtctgaaaggacatgtagctgtcaagaagtaaggagaaacagaaaatgaattttgcagatcaaacaaagaagctgctggtgttctcagaacaatggtcACTGAATGTGGCTGATTTTACTCATATAATGAAAAGTAGAACATCcaaccaacctctaagactgaactttggaggtgttaaAAACTACtcatgcaggtttctttgaaaaactgccaGCAAGTCTTgggaaaagaatggaagctgtagcAAAAGCAAGGTGTAgtcactaaatactgaaaggCTGATATCATGTTTacttttctgatgctgaaaataaaAAGCTTGTTCTTAAAAgccattttgattggaaattaaatgaatggagGGTGGtctttgtacagtactgtagattCACATTCCTTGCAGTCCCAATTCACCAATCACCATTTGTAAGCTTTGCCTTCATACATGCATGAGTAATactatgcatgtatgtgtgtcgCATGCCCAGGTAAGCAGTTAGTATGAGGAACAGATTTTGGGAGAATTGACAGACAAGCAGAATATGGTATAAAATGGAAATTTATatgatgtatatataaatatgaataaatatgaaatatgaaaaaatataactATGGTTTTGTTGCATGTATTTATAGGTTTCTGATTTTGAATTTCTTTACTACCTAATATTGATCAATTGTAGGTTGATTGATCGTGTGTTcagtgattgattgattgattgattgattaatctGGATACACATCCAGACTGATTTGACTGAATATTTAACAGTCTTACCAAAGGGGGTCTGGATGGTGCTTGTTGTATAGGCATTCTCATCCCGCCAGTTCCCACAACCAAGGAACTCACCTACTTTCTCACTGCTCAAAATGGAGGGCTCAGGAGGGGGTGACTCACCCTCATTTGTTACGGGAGCAGTCTCCCCTATGCATTTCTCATTGTATACATAGTGGAACAGCAGTGGATCGCTTGTGTTTTTAGATTCATTTGTGTCTGGCTCCCCCTCCTGGTCAAAGGGAGGAGTGCAGTCTTGGTCCAGAAGGCCATGATCTCCATGCTCTCGGCCGTCCTGCACCTCCAGCCTCCCTGTGTCTTTGGCCTGGATAATGGGGCAGAAGCGTACCTGCTTTCTATCTAGAAGCCCTGGAGAGGA
The DNA window shown above is from Pygocentrus nattereri isolate fPygNat1 chromosome 18, fPygNat1.pri, whole genome shotgun sequence and carries:
- the sytl2a gene encoding synaptotagmin-like protein 2 isoform X1 translates to MSPTQEEIKAKPSPKPRRGLLALFSRAETKADSPETLLTKEDVVHHPDDKKDNIISESLKAPHIPTNPEVDDISDVQSSSKLNVVTEEHEASVLLSKTEDSGALDDVDDDNTPQKESVDHGERSPSRLASLKSFWERGNKGPKILSIKKSADTNQGEMPKLSEEENKDMDPKLPGINVNPFKANTSFGSSECPEDKSSHERIGDGADASVPSYEEKSLTFDINQITQEPEEHGLQTEISSEEPQSSPVKQKEQEDEIPHPVPLVRKLLTQQDIEPATISNLKSFWEKEASGPKITVSTPESPDVQDAASLKKHSKKISESSLEVGSTSLDPVVGPERRKSSLTREAGMIMLSLKEKIEKSQRKQSPSKVPVKSPQDDTDRISHSTHHISPLKTLKAVSDKGQKRSPRSSPIRNISSGVLDHDHQSGDDNLTAVLTQTRTPSPRHQPKVTPRDSFPVKESRKNGSPLRAFIIDVNPTEEVSAECLEHTSLNRDQIGYPAGQSHTDKSSPISDEKDLAEQNLKVTPQQSPPSSPGRFQSSGRISIGNIGGIQISPVHSSPSSQGQTSACLTSPEHRRKTSDEGSDGSPIMLKERKRLDDFQPNIRLARSYIPLSYQHYLGLPESTHKSGCSDQPIRQEWIRVEVGEGSEQVSQGRASNESSPSRCSQPESEEITFDSSRSASPDAWSQSRTSSVCGSVEPSPVRTALKQANVRPISISKSLENLASLPSREERWKNEPRTDITLSVEDVSAAPLAPSSSLSDPEQMKMLSVSVPAFIQQQRNGRGSDCTSVNSFYSERQRKDSTNTYLSTSSGRASLSSVSGSVMSIYSTDFGNVEVKGTIQFAINYVPKLGEFHIFIAQCRDLAAAEPKRNRSDPYVKCYLLPDKARLGKRKTTVKKKTLNPAYNEILRYKIPLENLKAHTLNLSVWHNDTFGRNSFLGEVDVDLSEWDFNNTHMMDYALKGRVPAQMSPKRVNHCMEMSGEMRVALRFLQQTSQSKKTPQTGEVQIWVKECKDLPAREGAIDPFVKCTVLPDTARKSRQKTRVVKRTANPVFNHTMVYDGFRPEDLREACVELTVWDHDRLNNHFIGGIRLCLGTGKSYGNVVDWMDSNSAEAGLWKRMIESQNEWVEDVVPLRMLVMARTMSK
- the sytl2a gene encoding synaptotagmin-like protein 2 isoform X3, which produces MSPTQEEIKAKPSPKPRRGLLALFSRAETKADSPETLLTKEDVVHHPDDKKDNIISESLKAPHIPTNPEVDDISDVQSSSKLNVVTEEHEASVLLSKTEDSGALDDVDDDNTPQKESVDHGERSPSRLASLKSFWERGNKGPKILSIKKSADTNQGEMPKLSEEENKDMDPKLPGINVNPFKANTSFGSSECPEDKSSHERIGDGADASVPSYEEKSLTFDINQITQEPEEHGLQTEISSEEPQSSPVKQKEQEDEIPHPVPLVRKLLTQQDIEPATISNLKSFWEKEASGPKITVSTPESPDVQDAASLKKHSKKISESSLEVGSTSLDPVVGPERRKSSLTREAGMIMLSLKEKIEKSQRKQSPSKVPVKSPQDDTDRISHSTHHISPLKTLKAVSDKGQKRSPRSSPIRNISSGVLDHDHQSGDDNLTAVLTQTRTPSPRHQPKVTPRDSFPVKESRKNGSPLRAFIIDVNPTEEVSAECLEHTSLNRDQIGYPAGQSHTDKSSPISDEKDLAEQNLKVTPQQSPPSSPGRFQSSGRISIGGSVEPSPVRTALKQANVRPISISKSLENLASLPSREERWKNEPRTDITLSVEDVSAAPLAPSSSLSDPEQMKMLSVSVPAFIQQQVSGSVMSIYSTDFGNVEVKGTIQFAINYVPKLGEFHIFIAQCRDLAAAEPKRNRSDPYVKCYLLPDKARLGKRKTTVKKKTLNPAYNEILRYKIPLENLKAHTLNLSVWHNDTFGRNSFLGEVDVDLSEWDFNNTHMMDYALKGRVPAQMSPKRVNHCMEMSGEMRVALRFLQQTSQSKKTPQTGEVQIWVKECKDLPAREGAIDPFVKCTVLPDTARKSRQKTRVVKRTANPVFNHTMVYDGFRPEDLREACVELTVWDHDRLNNHFIGGIRLCLGTGKSYGNVVDWMDSNSAEAGLWKRMIESQNEWVEDVVPLRMLVMARTMSK
- the sytl2a gene encoding synaptotagmin-like protein 2 isoform X2, encoding MSPTQEEIKAKPSPKPRRGLLALFSRAETKADSPETLLTKEDVVHHPDDKKDNIISESLKAPHIPTNPEVDDISDVQSSSKLNVVTEEHEASVLLSKTEDSGALDDVDDDNTPQKESVDHGERSPSRLASLKSFWERGNKGPKILSIKKSADTNQGEMPKLSEEENKDMDPKLPGINVNPFKANTSFGSSECPEDKSSHERIGDGADASVPSYEEKSLTFDINQITQEPEEHGLQTEISSEEPQSSPVKQKEQEDEIPHPVPLVRKLLTQQDIEPATISNLKSFWEKEASGPKITVSTPESPDVQDAASLKKHSKKISESSLEVGSTSLDPVVGPERRKSSLTREAGMIMLSLKEKIEKSQRKQSPSKVPVKSPQDDTDRISHSTHHISPLKTLKAVSDKGQKRSPRSSPIRNISSGVLDHDHQSGDDNLTAVLTQTRTPSPRHQPKVTPRDSFPVKESRKNGSPLRAFIIDVNPTEEVSAECLEHTSLNRDQIGYPAGQSHTDKSSPISDEKDLAEQNLKVTPQQSPPSSPGRFQSSGRISIGGSVEPSPVRTALKQANVRPISISKSLENLASLPSREERWKNEPRTDITLSVEDVSAAPLAPSSSLSDPEQMKMLSVSVPAFIQQQRNGRGSDCTSVNSFYSERQRKDSTNTYLSTSSGRASLSSVSGSVMSIYSTDFGNVEVKGTIQFAINYVPKLGEFHIFIAQCRDLAAAEPKRNRSDPYVKCYLLPDKARLGKRKTTVKKKTLNPAYNEILRYKIPLENLKAHTLNLSVWHNDTFGRNSFLGEVDVDLSEWDFNNTHMMDYALKGRVPAQMSPKRVNHCMEMSGEMRVALRFLQQTSQSKKTPQTGEVQIWVKECKDLPAREGAIDPFVKCTVLPDTARKSRQKTRVVKRTANPVFNHTMVYDGFRPEDLREACVELTVWDHDRLNNHFIGGIRLCLGTGKSYGNVVDWMDSNSAEAGLWKRMIESQNEWVEDVVPLRMLVMARTMSK